TGTGGTCGAGCTTCGATCCGGCGATCTCGTCGAGGGTCGGATCACGGCCATGGATCGGGGCGGCGTGACCGTTCGTCGCGCGGTGATCGCTCCCGGCGCAGGGCCAGCGCGACCGCCCGCGGCGGGGCAGGGTTCGTCGCTGGAATCCTCCGAGCGTCTCGGTTGGGATCGCGTGGCACGGGTCGCCGTTGACGGCGCAACGCCAGTTGAACTTCCCGCGTGGCTCGCCGAGGGCGAGCGCCTGTGGCGGGCGCGACTTCGCCTTGTTCGAGGCGATGCGCGACTTGCGGCCGAGGCGCTTGGGCCTGCGTGGACGCTTGATGCGCCGGAGGGCCCAACTGGCGCCATCGCCGCGCTGGTTGACCTGCATCTTGCGCTCGCAGCCGATGATCGGCCCCGCGCCTGGCGCGCCTGGCTTGACGCAAGTCGTCTGCGCCGCGCCGGTTTCAGGGACGCGGCGCTTGAGACCTGGGTCGAGCCCGGACCGACGGGCATGCTCGAGCGCCGTGCGCTCGTCGATGACGCTACGGGGCTCTGTCCGGTGCTCCCGCCCTTCCCGACGGACGATGCGGAGCGATCGCGGCTCCTCGAGGTTCTTCGCGCCGTTCGCGTGGGCGAAGATGGGGAACTCGCGAGTTGGCGTGACATGATCATGTCGATCGTCGATCCGTCGATTGCTCCGCCGCCAGCGCCGGCTCCACCACGAGGTGGCGCGCGAAGCGCCGAGGGTGTGAGCGAGGAGGCGCGTCGCATGGACGAGTTTCTTCGAGCGCTTCGTGCAGCTCGTAGCGCCGATCCTGCGGAGCGAGCCCGAGCGCGCGATGTCCTCGCCTCGCTTCGACGCCGGATGCCGGAGTGGACCGAGGCGTGGGCGCGTTTCGCGGCGGGAAGCGGTCTGCTGCTCGACGGGACCCCCGAAGCCACCCTCGCGGCTCAACTCGAACTGATGCACCTGCCCGCGCGTTTCGCCGAAGTGCAGCCCCATCTCGCGCGCCGCGCCCTGCTGCTGAGCGCCGACGCGAGCGAGCGCCTCGGAGAGTCGCAGGAGGCTGTTGAACTCCGACGCCGCGCCCGATCGATCCTTCCCGAGACTCCATGATCATGCTGACGCACCTCATCGTGGCCGAGACCGACTCGGCGCTCTTCAAGTTCATTGCCGGCGGCGGAGTGATCGGATGGCTCATCATCCTGCTGAGCGTGGCCGCCGTGGCGCTGGTGGTGATCCACGCGGCGCTCATCCGACGCGCGGCGCTGCTGCCTCCCGATGACATCCGCGCGGTGCGCCAGATGCTCGGACAGCGCCAGGTCGAAGCTGCCGCGGCCTACTGCGCCGATCCGGCGAATGACTCCTTCTTCTGTCGAGTGCTCGGTCCCGGACTCGTGCGCTACCTGAGAAGCCCCTTCGGCGCCTTCGAGATGAAGGACGCTCTGCGCGAGGCTGGGGAAGAGCAGGTCGCTCGCCTCTACCGCTCGACCGACGGTCTCGCCACCATCGGGACCGTCGCGCCGCTTCTTGGGTTGCTCGGCACGGTGCTCGGCATGATCGGTGCGTTCGACACCGTGGCGACGAGCGCCGTCGGTGACAGCGACTACTACGCGCGGCTTGCATCGAACATCTCACTTGCGCTCATCACGACCTTCCAGGGATTGGTGGTGGCCATTCCCTGCGTGGCGGTCTATTCGTGGCTGCGGAACAGGATCGATGCCTACGCCGCCGAGGCTGGCGCACTCATGGACGAGATGGTGCTCCTGGTCGATTCCGGTGCCATGCCCCGAAGCGGTGGGGAGCGTCGCGGATGATCTTTCGGACCACGGCCTTCCGGCCTCGAACGCTCGAGATGGACATGACGCCACTGATCGACATTGTCTTTCAGTTGCTCATCTTCTTTCTCACCACCACGCAACTGGCCGCCATGGTCCGCGTCGAGCTTGAGCTGCCGAGGGAGCGCGGAGTCCAGCGAGGGCGAGGCGATGAGCCGGGGCTCATCATCAATCTGCGCGACGATGGTCGAATCATGGTGCTCGACGAAGTGATGCCGCCCGAGGCCGCGGGCCGGATTGCCGCGCGGGCTCGAGCCGAGCGGCTCGCCCGGGGCGACGGAGCGCCACTTCGCCCCGTGGTCCGAGCCGACCATCGAGCGCCTGCGTCGTCGCTCAACGCGCTGGTCGAGGCGCTTCGCGCCGAGGGCATCGACGGAGTCACCTTCGCGGTACGACCAGGTCGCTGAATGCGTCTCTCGCCCCAACGATCCCGACGACGATCGCGCATCACGCTGAGCGTGGCGGCGATGATCGACGCGACCTTCCTGCTCCTCTGCTACTTCCTCTTCACGACCGCCGCCGGTGAGCCGGAAGATCGATTGATGCCGCTGCTTGGCGGCGCCCGAGGTGGCGGCGCGCAGGACCTCGCGCCGCAGATTGTCGAAGTCCGTCGTGAAGCGGGCCAGGATGTCTTCATCCTTGGGACTCGGCGTCTCGCCGATCGGCTCTCTCTCGAAGATGCGCTTCGTGGGCTTTCGCGGAGCGAGGGTCTCTTCGTGCGCGTGCATCCGGGGCCGACCGTCGGCGCGGCAGCGATGGTCATGCAGGTGGCGCATGACATCGGCTTTGAGAAGGTGACCTACCTTCCCGGTGAGGATGGGCCATGACTCTCCGGGCGAACCGATCGCTTCACGGAGTGAGCGGGCGACGCGCGCGCAGTCGATGGGAGTCTGAGCGCCCATGGCTGGGCGGGTTTCTCGTTTTGATCCTCGCCGCGGCCGCGGCTCCGGTCGCGCCGGCAGTGAGCGCCATGGCGCCGCAGCCGCAGGCTGCTCGAAGCGCGCCCACGGCTCGCGAGCTCGATGAGCGCCTGACGCTCTGGCTCGAGCGTGAGGCACAGGATCGACTGCTTCAGGCCCTGCTCGAGGATCGACTGGCGAGGGAGACGGCCGACCTCGATCGCCGGGATCTCGCCGAGCGCCTGCGAGGCGTGCTGCTCGAGCGCCTTCGTCGCGATCTCGTCGGCGTCGATGTGGCGTCGTCCGTTGCGGAGCGTCTTCGTCCGCTGCTTCCCGCTGTTGACGCGGATGAGCTGCATGTGGAGCTTCTCCGCGCAAGGCTTCGGCGAGGTGAGCGGAGGGCGGACGAAGTGCGCCTCGGTGCCGCACCAGAGGGAGATGCAGCCAAGCTTCTTCCCGAGCTCGCCGCGCTCGCCGCCGATGCCGATCGCATGCGGCGGCGCCTCGAGATCGACTTGCGCGATGATGCGCGGCGGCTCGATCGGAGTGTGGGCATCGAGGCGGAGGAGCTCCTCGATGCGGTGGATCGCAAGCGGGAGATTGTCGAAACGGCGCGATTCGTGCAGGCGTGGGCATTGTTGCACGGAGCCCTTCTGGCCCGCTCCACTTGGGTGACCGAGCGGGGTGATGCCTGGAGACCGCGCACGCTTCAGGCGCTCGAACAGTTCATTGCGCTTCTTGATACGGGCTTCGAAGATCCTCGTCCCGAGGATGTCTCGATGGATCGGCTGGGCGAGGACCTCTATGCGAGCGCGCTCCTCGGCGCCACGCTGTCGCGCCATCAACTCGAAGGGCCGGAGGCCGCAGCGCCATGGTGGGCATTGCTTGAAGACTCCCGCGCAGCGCCGACGCTTCGGCGAAGCGCACCGGGATGGCGTCTCTATGCACTGGCGCTCGGGCGTCCATTTGACCTCGCCTCGAAGTGGCTGAATGCGCTGGCGCTCAAGGGCGTTGTTCCTCCTTCGTGGATTCGCCTGGCGGTGCTTGAGTGCCGCAGCCCCGAGGTGCTCGCGCGTCCGGAAGCCGTCGGGTTCGTGCAGTCAGCGCTGGCCGTGCTGGGTGCGCAGGAGGCGCTCGCTGAAGCGCTGGCCCTCGCCGATCTCCTGCCCGCCTTCGCGTTGCCGGAAGGGGGCTTCGTTGGCGGGTACCTGCGCGGGATTCGCGCCTACACGGCGGCGCTCGCACTTCCACCGGAGAC
This region of Phycisphaeraceae bacterium genomic DNA includes:
- a CDS encoding MotA/TolQ/ExbB proton channel family protein, with the translated sequence MLTHLIVAETDSALFKFIAGGGVIGWLIILLSVAAVALVVIHAALIRRAALLPPDDIRAVRQMLGQRQVEAAAAYCADPANDSFFCRVLGPGLVRYLRSPFGAFEMKDALREAGEEQVARLYRSTDGLATIGTVAPLLGLLGTVLGMIGAFDTVATSAVGDSDYYARLASNISLALITTFQGLVVAIPCVAVYSWLRNRIDAYAAEAGALMDEMVLLVDSGAMPRSGGERRG
- a CDS encoding biopolymer transporter ExbD; amino-acid sequence: MTPLIDIVFQLLIFFLTTTQLAAMVRVELELPRERGVQRGRGDEPGLIINLRDDGRIMVLDEVMPPEAAGRIAARARAERLARGDGAPLRPVVRADHRAPASSLNALVEALRAEGIDGVTFAVRPGR